A region of Pempheris klunzingeri isolate RE-2024b chromosome 15, fPemKlu1.hap1, whole genome shotgun sequence DNA encodes the following proteins:
- the sharpin gene encoding ranBP-type and C3HC4-type zinc finger-containing protein 1 isoform X2, with amino-acid sequence MALSSGGWAPPAPVSASSQQAACGGPALTACCSTVLMSVRVSVCHSGIRPLCLPGAGSEALRLQLSMDPSRAGEFRLALRDTSGNRSVFIAEFDLRSVQYEVKSPRCHEMRLAAPPHDCIRFNFRCDREAEEWATVVMSSLREAHRVANINTCESDGRPNQTVAAVEQWSSASLPLTEELCLELTKAIEAGDTQAASQHASALARQKAVLTIQLSEKNYADGEISLSVVVEDVSSSCCVTVKVFPYMTVAALKQQVFLEYGFHPRVQRWVIGQCLCTEARSLASYGVQKDGDTAYLYLISARQARITRQLFQQDLESALLAPPLPPGNGPTSQDWRGYSTLPSRLPHNNQGDTSGGSDKPGDIKDVLDIENLQLNDHPNKASKTQTEWACPSCTFINKPSRPGCEICATARPDTHIQQEKGRREDRGESGLSSS; translated from the exons ATGGCACTCAGCTCGGGCGGCTGGGCTCCTCCAGCCCCGGTGTCTGCCTCGTCCCAGCAGGCTGCATGCGGCGGGCCTGCGCTGACGGCTTGCTGCAGCACTGTTTTAATGTCAGTCCGGGTTTCCGTGTGCCATTCCGGGATCCGGCCCCTGTGCCTCCCCGGTGCGGGCAGCGAGGCTCTGCGCCTTCAGCTCAGCATGGACCCGAGCCGGGCCGGAGAGTTCCGACTGGCGCTGCGAGATACGAGCGGAAACCGCAGTGTG TTCATTGCAGAGTTTGACCTGCGCTCAGTGCAGTATGAGGTCAAGTCCCCCCGCTGCCATGAGATGCGTCTTGCTGCTCCGCCCCATGACTGCATCCGCTTCAACTTCCGCTGCGACCGTGAAGCCGAGGAGTGGGCCACAGTGGTGATGTCATCACTAAGAGAGGCACATAGAG TCGCAAATATTAACACATGTGAATCAGATGGCAGACCGAACCAAACGGTGGCAGCTGTGGAGCAGTGGAGCTCAGCCTCTCTACCACTCACCG AGGAGCTATGCTTGGAGCTCACCAAGGCCATTGAAGCAGGTGACACTCAAGCCGCTTCACAGCACGCGTCCGCTCTGGCTCGACAAAAAGCAGTGCTGACGATTCAGCTGTCTGAAAAGAACTACGCAGATGGAGAGATCAG TTTATCTGTGGTGGTGGAGGACGTGTCCTCATCCTGTTGTGTCACAGTTAAAGTCTTTCCTTACATGACAGTGGCTGCTCTCAAGCAACAG GTGTTCCTCGAGTACGGCTTCCATCCCCGCGTGCAGCGCTGGGTGATCGGTCAGTGCTTGTGCACCGAGGCGAGGTCTCTGGCCTCCTATGGGGTGCAGAAGGACGGCGATACGGCGTATCTCTACCTGATCTCTGCCCGACAAGCCCGCATTACACGGCAGCTGTTCCAGCAGGACCTGGAGAGCGCGCTCCTCGCCCCACCCCTCCCACCTGGCAACGGCCCCACATCTCAGGATTGGAGAGGATACAGCACGCTGCCCTCGAGGCTACCCCACAACAACCAAGGCGA CACAAGTGGAGGAAGCGATAAACCGGGTGACATCAAAGATGTGCTCGACATTGAGAATCTACAGCTGAATGATCATCCCAACAAAGCCAGTAAAACACAG ACAGAGTGGGCTTGTCCCTCATGCACTTTCATCAACAAGCCGTCCCGTCCGGGTTGTGAAATCTGTGCCACAGCCAGACcggacacacacatccagcag gagaaaggaaggagagaggatcGAGGAGAGTCTGGTTTAAGCAGCAGCTGA
- the LOC139214479 gene encoding alanine aminotransferase 1-like, whose protein sequence is MSVLQEISPSVRNMWQLEYGVLARQASQIKEQLRQGVRKPYQEVIDVSWGDPHRGGLKPLSFVRQVLAACLYPELVNSDKLPVDVRQRAQRLLGGCVGGSVGSYTTTAGISEIVQRVSEFITRRDGGAPSYPENIYISPGSQWSLTNIFTVLVNSEGSPRAGVLTPVPSHCTTTLSMVGLGAVIVPYYLSEEQGWELKVEELHRALESVKGVCKPVALYVINPGNPSGHVQSRKSMQEVIRFASKKRLFLLADEVYQDCVYGEKSEFFSYKRVLSEMGPPLSDTVELASFHSASKGFMGECGLRGGYVELVNLDPAVMKYIYNLFSIDSCAPVLGQIALDLMTNPPQPGDPSYPLYNMETQHIRAALIRNVKRAHEVFNSLLGFSCQPVEGGAFAFPSLHLPPKVIQKAKEVGMQPDTFYCMRLLEEAGVLASPGCEYGQKEGTYHIRFCIMAAEETMEEVLRRLTSFHTQFMEDSS, encoded by the exons ATGTCTGTCCTGCAGGAGATCAGTCCAAGTGTGAGGAACATGTGGCAGTTAGAGTATGGAGTCCTGGCCAGACAAGCGAGTCAGATCAAGGAACAGCTGCGGCAG GGAGTGAGAAAGCCATACCAAGAAGTGATAGATGTGTCCTGGGGTGACCCGCACAGAGGAGGTTTGAAGCCTCTGTCGTTTGTCCGACAG GTTCTTGCAGCATGTCTTTACCCCGAGCTTGTGAACAGCGACAAACTGCCAGTGGATGTCAGACAGAGGGCTCAGAGGCTGCTTGGGGGATGTGTTGGAGGCAGCGTAG GTTCTTACACTACCACAGCAGGGATATCAGAAATAGTCCAGAGAGTCTCTGAATTCATAACGAGACGAGATGGTGGGGCTCCATCTTACCCTGAAAACATATACATCTCCCCAGGCTCACAGTGGTCCCTCACG aacattttcacCGTCCTGGTGAACAGCGAGGGTTCACCCAGAGCAGGTGTGCTGACCCCAGTGCCGAGCCACTGCACTACCACTTTGTCGATGGTGGGGCTGGGAGCAGTTATCGTTCCCTACTACCTCAGTGAGGAGCAGGGCTGGGAGCTGAAGGTAGAGGAGCTACATCGAGCGCTGGAATCGGTAAAGGGAGTCTGTAAACCTGTCGCTCTGTATGTCATCAACCCTGGAAATCCCTCAG GTCATGTTCAGAGCAGAAAATCAATGCAAGAGGTGATCCGGTTTGCTTCAAAGAAGAGGCTCTTTCTTCTGGCCGATGAG GTCTATCAGGACTGTGTTTATGGGGAAAAGAGTGAGTTTTTCTCTTACAAGAGGGTTCTGTCTGAGATGGGCCCTCCTCTTTCAGACACGGTGGAGCTGGCGTCCTTCCACTCAGCATCCAAAGGCTTCATGGGAGA GTGTGGTCTGCGTGGTGGATATGTGGAGCTTGTAAATTTGGATCCCGCTGTCATGAAATACATCTACAATCTGTTCTCAATAGACTCTTGTGCTCCTGTGTTGGGTCAGATTGCCCTGGATCTGATGACGAACCCTCCACAACCAGGAGATCCCTCATACCCCCTTTATAATATG GAGACACAACATATCAGGGCCGCATTGATTCGTAATGTGAAGAGAGCTCATGAAGTTTTTAACAGTCTGCTGGGTTTCAGCTGCCAACCAGTGGAAGGAGGAGCGTTTGCATTCCCCAGTCTGCATCTTCCACCTAAAGTCATTCAAAAAGCCAAG gAAGTGGGAATGCAACCAGATACATTCTACTGTATGAGACTACTAGAGGAGGCTGGTGTGCTTGCCAGTCCTGGTTGTGAGTACGGACAAAAGGAGGGCACCTACCACATCAG ATTTTGCATTATGGCCGCTGAGGAAACTATGGAGGAAGTACTGAGACGTCTGACCAGCTTCCACACACAATTTATGGAGGATTCCTCTTaa
- the gpaa1 gene encoding glycosylphosphatidylinositol anchor attachment 1 protein, translating to MGLLSDPNRRRALIGLLTRLNAPICVVCYMAGVAWFMGLAFEPFTLRTYMSENAMGSTMVEERFPAGERALATGREFSAHKKKADGMPVDWLVRTMQARGLEVFTQRFARTLPFPDENKERYMVKGTNVYGILRAPRAPRTEALVLSAPCTPGDNNNQAVGLLLGLAQYFRNQIYWAKDIIFLVNEHDLIGMQAWLEGYHHTNTTGMDWSPLQGRGGSIQAALSLELSSDVITSMDLVLEGLNGQLPNLDLANLFYAFCQKIGVLCTIQGKLQRNDWDSVSGYSHSVQTMMLMVMKQASGRPWGDHGLFLRYHIEAATVKGVNSFRQYKTDATTIGRLLEGMYRKLNNLLERLHQSYFFYLMPSLSHFVSIGYYMPAFGLLAVILLLRALDLWVQLATPPPRTEDGIADTEQLSSPGVLSVLTPLVISHLTGAALYTLPIHFQEMAVEHFPVSETEAVVLTAIAVYTAGLALPHNTHRLLSGEGTEQGWRVLKLVAVLYLAVLLGCTALINFSLGFILALTLVPVAAFITPHVPKVLSAFILVILSPACTLLFSVFFFQELQEVPVSFQDGWLLYLSVISQGILDHSLYGSLVYPLISLLIYPCWLLFWNILFWK from the exons ATGGGACTGCTGTCTGACCCAAACAGAAGACGGGCCTTGATCGGTCTGCTAACCCGCCTCAATGCTCCAATCTG TGTGGTCTGCTACATGGCGGGTGTGGCCTGGTTCATGGGGTTAGCGTTTGAGCCGTTCACTCTGCGGACATACATGTCAGAGAATGCCATGGGGTCTACCATGGTGGAGGAACGCTTTCCAGCAGGGGAGAGGGCGCTGGCCACTGGCAGAGAGTTCTCAGCTCATAAGAAGAAAGCAGA TGGGATGCCTGTGGATTGGCTGGTGAGGACCATGCAGGCTCGAGGGCTGGAGGTGTTTACCCAGAGATTCGCTCGCACGCTGCCCTTCCctgatgaaaacaaagagagataT ATGGTAAAAGGGACAAATGTATATGGGATCCTTCGAGCCCCCAGAGCTCCACGGACTGAAGCTCTGGTGTTGAGTGCCCCTTGCACCCCGGGCGATAACAACAACCAGGCAGTGGGGCTGCTACTTGGCTTGGCACAGTACTTCAGGA ATCAAATTTACTGGGCCAAGGACATCATCTTCCTTGTGAATGAGCATGATCTGATCGGCATGCAGGCCTGGCTGGAGGGATACCACCACACCAACACTACAG GTATGGACTGGTCTCCACTTCAAGGCCGTGGTGGTTCAATTCAGGCAGCTCTGTCCCTCGAGctcagcagtgatgtcatcacCAGTATGGACCTGGTACTGGAGGGTCTCAATGGCCAGCTCCCCAACCTGGATTTAGCCAACCTCTTCTATGCGTTCTGTCAGAAAATAGGAGTCCTTTGCACCATCCAGGGCAAG CTCCAGAGGAATGACTGGGACAGTGTGTCAGGCTACAGCCATTCAGTCCAGACcatgatgctgatggtgatgaagcAGGCCAGTGGGAGGCCTTGGGGAGATCATGGCCTTTTCCTGCGATACCACATTGAGGCTGCTACTGTCAAGGGCGTCAACAGTTTCCGTCAGTACAAGACTGATGCCACCACCATTGGCAG GCTCCTGGAAGGAATGTATCGTAAGCTGAATAACCTCCTGGAGCGCCTACATCAGTCCTACTTCTTCTACCTCAtgccgtctctctctcactttgtctcCATTGGTTACTACATGCCAGCCTTCGGCCTCCTCGCTGTCATCCTGCTGCTTCGT GCCTTAGACCTGTGGGTTCAACTAGCGACTCCACCACCAAGAACAGAAGATGGAATCGCCGACACTGAacag CTGTCCAGTCCAGGAGTGCTGTCAGTGTTGACCCCTCTGGTGATCAGCCATCTGACTGGAGCAGCTCTGTACACCCTGCCAATCCATTTTCAGGAGATGGCTGTGGAACACTTCCCGGTGTCTGAGACCGAGGCTGTGGTCCTGACAGCCATTGCTGTTTACACAGCAGGCCTGGCTTTacctcacaacacacacag GCTCCTGTCAGGCGAGGGAACGGAGCAGGGCTGGAGAGTGCTGAAGCTGGTGGCTGTGCTGTACCTGGCCGTGCTGCTGGGTTGCACCGCCCTCATCAACTTCTCCCTGGGTTTCATCCTGGCTCTCACCCTGGTGCCTGTGGCCGCCTTCATCACACCCCACGTACCAAA GGTTCTATCAGCCTTCATCCTGGTCATCCTCAGCCCAGCCTGCACACTcctcttttctgtatttttcttccaAGAGCTGCAGGAAGTGCCAGTCAGCTTCCAGGACGGTTGGTTGCTATACCTGTCAGTCATCTCGCAGGGCATCCTGGACCACTCCCTGTACGGCTCTCTGGTTTACCCCCTCATATCCCTACTGATCTATCCTTGCTGGCTGCTTTTCTGGAACATCCTCTTCTGGAAGTAA
- the exosc4 gene encoding exosome complex component RRP41, which produces MAGLELLSDQGYRLDGRKATELRKVQARMGVFAQADGSAYLEQGNTKALAVVYGPHEMRGSRSRTLHDRAVINCQYSMATFSTAERKRRPHGDRKSTEMSLHLKQTFEAAVMTQLYPRSQIDIYVKILQSDGGNYSVCVNAATLAVIDAGIPMRDYVCACTVGFVDETPLADLCHAEESGGVSSLALALLPRSGQIALLQMDAKLHQDHLETLIEAAMTACKGVSKVLDEVVRQHLQEVSVLSGE; this is translated from the exons ATGGCGGgtctggagctgctgtctgaccAGGGCTACCGCTTAGATGGAAGAAAAGCCACCGAGCTGCGGAAGGTTCAGGCCCGGATGGGAGTTTTCGCGCAGGCTGACGGATCCGCGTATTTAGAGCAGGGAAACACGAAGGCTCTGGCTGTGGTCTACGGGCCACATGAG ATGCGAGGTTCACGCAGCCGCACTCTTCATGATCGAGCTGTGATCAACTGTCAGTACAGCATGGCCACCTTCAGCACagcggagaggaagaggagaccaCACGGGGACCGCAAGTCCACTGAGATGAGCCTCCACCTCAAGCAGACGTTTGAAGCTGCAGTGATGACCCAGCTGTACCCGCGCTCTCAAATAGACATCTATGTCAAG ATTCTGCAGTCAGATGGAGGGAActacagcgtgtgtgtgaatgctgccaCTCTGGCGGTGATTGACGCCGGCATCCCCATGCGGGACTACGTGTGCGCCTGCACGGTTGGTTTTGTAGACGAGACGCCCCTCGCTGACCTTTGCCATGCAGAGGAAAGTGGAGGAGTGAGCTCTCTGGCCTTAGCGCTGCTGCCCCGGAGCGGACAGATCGCTCTGCTGCAGATGGACGCCAAACTACATCAGGATCACTTAGAGACTCTGATTGAAGCTGCAATGACGGCTTGTAAAGGTGTGAGCAAGGTGCTGGATGAGGTGGTGCGACAGCATCTCCAAGAAGTTTCTGTGCTCTCTGGAGAGTGA
- the sharpin gene encoding ranBP-type and C3HC4-type zinc finger-containing protein 1 isoform X1, with protein MALSSGGWAPPAPVSASSQQAACGGPALTACCSTVLMSVRVSVCHSGIRPLCLPGAGSEALRLQLSMDPSRAGEFRLALRDTSGNRSVFIAEFDLRSVQYEVKSPRCHEMRLAAPPHDCIRFNFRCDREAEEWATVVMSSLREAHRVANINTCESDGRPNQTVAAVEQWSSASLPLTEELCLELTKAIEAGDTQAASQHASALARQKAVLTIQLSEKNYADGEISLSVVVEDVSSSCCVTVKVFPYMTVAALKQQVFLEYGFHPRVQRWVIGQCLCTEARSLASYGVQKDGDTAYLYLISARQARITRQLFQQDLESALLAPPLPPGNGPTSQDWRGYSTLPSRLPHNNQGDTSGGSDKPGDIKDVLDIENLQLNDHPNKASKTQQTEWACPSCTFINKPSRPGCEICATARPDTHIQQEKGRREDRGESGLSSS; from the exons ATGGCACTCAGCTCGGGCGGCTGGGCTCCTCCAGCCCCGGTGTCTGCCTCGTCCCAGCAGGCTGCATGCGGCGGGCCTGCGCTGACGGCTTGCTGCAGCACTGTTTTAATGTCAGTCCGGGTTTCCGTGTGCCATTCCGGGATCCGGCCCCTGTGCCTCCCCGGTGCGGGCAGCGAGGCTCTGCGCCTTCAGCTCAGCATGGACCCGAGCCGGGCCGGAGAGTTCCGACTGGCGCTGCGAGATACGAGCGGAAACCGCAGTGTG TTCATTGCAGAGTTTGACCTGCGCTCAGTGCAGTATGAGGTCAAGTCCCCCCGCTGCCATGAGATGCGTCTTGCTGCTCCGCCCCATGACTGCATCCGCTTCAACTTCCGCTGCGACCGTGAAGCCGAGGAGTGGGCCACAGTGGTGATGTCATCACTAAGAGAGGCACATAGAG TCGCAAATATTAACACATGTGAATCAGATGGCAGACCGAACCAAACGGTGGCAGCTGTGGAGCAGTGGAGCTCAGCCTCTCTACCACTCACCG AGGAGCTATGCTTGGAGCTCACCAAGGCCATTGAAGCAGGTGACACTCAAGCCGCTTCACAGCACGCGTCCGCTCTGGCTCGACAAAAAGCAGTGCTGACGATTCAGCTGTCTGAAAAGAACTACGCAGATGGAGAGATCAG TTTATCTGTGGTGGTGGAGGACGTGTCCTCATCCTGTTGTGTCACAGTTAAAGTCTTTCCTTACATGACAGTGGCTGCTCTCAAGCAACAG GTGTTCCTCGAGTACGGCTTCCATCCCCGCGTGCAGCGCTGGGTGATCGGTCAGTGCTTGTGCACCGAGGCGAGGTCTCTGGCCTCCTATGGGGTGCAGAAGGACGGCGATACGGCGTATCTCTACCTGATCTCTGCCCGACAAGCCCGCATTACACGGCAGCTGTTCCAGCAGGACCTGGAGAGCGCGCTCCTCGCCCCACCCCTCCCACCTGGCAACGGCCCCACATCTCAGGATTGGAGAGGATACAGCACGCTGCCCTCGAGGCTACCCCACAACAACCAAGGCGA CACAAGTGGAGGAAGCGATAAACCGGGTGACATCAAAGATGTGCTCGACATTGAGAATCTACAGCTGAATGATCATCCCAACAAAGCCAGTAAAACACAG CAGACAGAGTGGGCTTGTCCCTCATGCACTTTCATCAACAAGCCGTCCCGTCCGGGTTGTGAAATCTGTGCCACAGCCAGACcggacacacacatccagcag gagaaaggaaggagagaggatcGAGGAGAGTCTGGTTTAAGCAGCAGCTGA
- the dhx30 gene encoding ATP-dependent RNA helicase DHX30: MALPGAFLVRLRPLLKLPKCVHTGGETASNWGREMRWYRTKPGSFQDQGSSHNQAQQGNVSSNLLKEFPDPKSLLNNTISRSLGVSDLSQLIQYTCTDSAGVKRATVTLLWPCKIEEEGHASKRSDAERFAAAAACLKLRELGVIGPHNQLPRRGAGRARGNALSLLYDDEDSRLPENALVSRADTDERKQWLSPDEDASNIFEALSQFPQSKSLLTRVVQVATSSNRCKELLQFRTRGGKLKKCQLTLHWPEKMTFSATASNRVMAEKAAAALACMKLKELELLDNDNNPLTHAKYHRELVREAGERERRPLPLEVPKYLEEHMREYLAQYPVATEVQKLWEAEEEKGQQTVIQEEEEEEEEVTDAITGRLYRPLSQQQAQQLNTYLQEEWERANPRLSLELPVDAHRQRVVSAVQSSRVVVIAGETGCGKTTRLPRFLLEDSVRDGKGAECNILVTQPRRISAVSVAHRVAHEMGPALKHSVGYQVRLESRPPEQSGGALLFLTVGVLLRKLQSNPSLKGISHVVVDEVHERDINTDLLLALLRTSLKENPDLRVVLMSATGDNQRLSQYFGGCPIVKVPGFMHPVRDRYLEDVLREMGRPLPVQQREETDKQGQRQEVTPNLDLVADVIKHIDKHGEPGAVLCFLPGWQDIRAVQEKLEPYFSSGSHTILPLHSSLSVADQQAVFQHPQVGQRKIVLATNIAETSVTIDDIVHVVDTGTHKEQSYDPLTKVSCLDTVWVSLSNVTQRKGRAGRCQPGQSYHLFPRTQLQSMTPFPIPEILRTPLESLVLQAKIHSPNCKAVDFLSQVLDSPEREAVREAIQNLQDIGVLDKTETLTPLGERVACMSCDPRLGKALVLSAMFRCVLPMLSVAACLTRDPFHNSLQNRALVGKAKEDLSGSSYSDYLVFVRAVLGWRRAQQEGDRQDREEYLEKHTLSKFSLRFINGLISQFSENLHEARVVSRASECQRHTSLYNKHSNEDELLKAVLLAGLYPNLIQVKKGVVTKAGRFRPNDVSLRTFSGPVLLHRSSVNRGKRPPSRWLTFFTAVKSSGNVFIRDSSAVHPLALLLLTDCDITERVNGDRVEVSLCGRSNVRCELPVKTWELLWELRTSIQTMLYRNLNEPSNAVTTSFQDGKLISLLVELLNNTDSNSFAQNHNSDSEVD, encoded by the exons ATGGCGCTGCCCGGTGCGTTTCTCGTGCGGCTCAGACCGCTGCTAAAACTTCCCAAATGTGTCCATACAGGAGGCGAAACAGCATCCAACTGGGGCAGAGAAATGCGGTGGTATAGGACAAAACCAGGAAGCTTTCAGGATCAAGGCTCATCACATAATCAGGCTCAGCAAG GCAACGTGAGCTCAAATCTCTTGAAGGAGTTTCCTGATCCCAAAAGTCTGTTGAATAACACCATCTCCCGTTCACTGGGAGTCAGCGACCTGTCCCAGCTCATCCAGTACACCTGCACGGACAGTGCTGGGGTCAAG AGAGCCACTGTCACACTCCTGTGGCCCTGCAAGATTGAAGAGGAAGGTCATGCCTCCAAGAGGAGCGATGCGGAGCGATttgctgcggctgctgcttgTCTCAAGCTCAGA GAACTGGGTGTCATCGGTCCACATAATCAGCTCCCGAGGAGGGGAGCAGGCAGGGCGAGAGGGAATGCGCTGTCACTTCTTTATGATGACGAGGACAGCCGGTTGCCAGAAAATGCCCTTGTGTCTAGAGCAGACACAGATGAACGAAAACAATGGCTGTCTCCCGATGAAGACGCCTCCAACATCTTTGAGGCTCTTTCCCAGTTTCCACAATCTAAATCTCTCCTCACCAGGGTCGTCCAGGTGGCCACGTCGTCCAACAGGTGCAAG GAGCTACTGCAGTTCAGGACAAGGGGAGGGAAGCTAAAGAAGTGTCAGCTGACCCTGCACTGGCCAGAGAAGATGACCTTCTCAGCCACGGCAAGCAACCGAGTGATGGCGGAAAAGGCAGCTGCAGCTCTCGCCTGCATGAAACTGAAG gagctggagctgctggataATGATAACAACCCGCTGACTCACGCCAAGTATCACCGAGAGCTGGTGAGAGAAGctggagagcgagagagacgcCCTCTTCCCCTGGAAGTCCCAAAATACCTTGAAGAGCACATGAGGGAGTACCTCGCACAG TACCCAGTGGCAACAGAAGTGCAGAAGCTTTGGGAGGCCGAAGAGGAGAAAGGACAGCAGACAGTaatccaggaggaggaggaggaggaggaggaggtgacagACGCCATTACAGGCAGACTATACAGGCCTTTGTCTCAACAGCAGGCCCAGCAGCTCAACACCTACCTGCaggaggagtgggagagagCAAACCCTAGGCTGAGTTTGGAGCTCCCAGTCGATGCCCACCGTCAGCGTGTGGTTTCGGCAGTGCAGTCGTCCAGGGTGGTTGTGATCGCTGGTGAAACGGGATGTGGAAAAACAACACGTCTCCCCCGTTTCCTGCTGGAGGACAGTGTGAGAGATGGCAAGGGAGCCGAGTGCAACATCCTGGTGACCCAGCCTCGCCGTATCAGCGCAGTGTCCGTGGCACATCGTGTCGCTCATGAGATGGGTCCAGCCCTAAAACACTCCGTGGGATATCAG GTGAGACTTGAGAGCCGACCACCAGAGCAGAGTGGAGGGGCTTTGCTCTTCCTCACGGTGGGCGTCCTGCTGAGGAAGCTGCAGTCGAACCCGTCCCTGAAGGGAATCAGCCATGTGGTGGTGGACGAGGTTCACGAGAGAGACATTAACACGGACCTGCTGCTGGCTCTGCTGCGCACCAGCTTAAAGGAGAACCCTGACCTACGAGTGGTGCTTATGAGCGCCACTGGGGACAATCAGAGGTTGTCTCAGTACTTTGGAGGCTGCCCAATTGTAAAAGTGCCTGGGTTCATGCATCCGGTGAGGGACAGATACCTGGAGGATGTGCTGAGAGAGATGGGACGCCCACTGCCAGTccaacagagagaggagacagacaagCAG GGACAAAGACAGGAGGTCACACCAAATCTAGATTTGGTAGCTGATGTAATCAAGCATATTGACAAACACGGAGAGCCAG gtgcagtgctgtgttttctccCTGGATGGCAGGATATCAGGGCTGTTCAAGAGAAACTGGAGCCCTACTTTTCCTCAGGCTCACACACGATCTTACCAT TGCACTCTAGTTTATCCGTAGCAGACCAGCAGGCAGTTTTCCAGCACCCCCAAGTGGGCCAGAGGAAAATTGTCCTCGCCACCAACATTGCGGAGACCTCGGTCACCATAGACGACATCGTCCATGTGGTGGATACAGGAACGCACAAAGAACAGAGTTATGACCCACTGACTAAG GTCTCCTGTCTGGACACGGTTTGGGTATCTCTTTCTAATGTCACTCAAAGAAAAGGTAGAGCAGGGCGATGTCAGCCTGGACAGTCCTACCACCTGTTCCCACGAACGCAGCTGCAGTCCATGACTCCCTTCCCCATCCCCGAGATCCTCCGCACACCGCTGGAGAGTTTAGTATTGCAAGCCAAAATCCATAGTCCTAACTGCAAG GCTGTAGACTTCTTATCCCAAGTGTTGGACAGTCCAGAGCGAGAAGCTGTGAGAGAAGCTATCCAAAATCTACAAGACATCG GAGTTTTGGACAAGACGGAAACCCTGACGCCTTTAGGAGAGCGTGTTGCCTGCATGTCCTGTGATCCTCGTTTGGGCAAAGCGCTCGTCCTAAGCGCCATGTTCAGATGTGTTCTGCCAatgctgtctgtagctgcctGTCTGACCAGAGACCCTTTTCACAACAGCCTGCAGAACAGAGCGCTAGTCGGCAAG GCCAAAGAGGATCTGAGCGGCTCCAGCTACAGTGACTACTTGGTGTTTGTCAGAGCTGTGTTGGGCTGGCGGAGGGCTCAGCAGGAGggggacagacaggacagagaggaatatctggaaaaacacacactgtcgaAGTTCAGCCTTCGATTCATCAATG GTCTCATCTCTCAGTTCAGCGAGAACCTACACGAAGCCAGGGTGGTGTCTCGTGCCAGTGAATGCCAGCGTCACACTTCTCTGTACAACAAGCATAGCAATGAGGATGAGCTGCTTAAAGCTGTACTGCTGGCTGGACTCTATCCCAACCTTATTCAG gTGAAGAAAGGTGTTGTGACCAAAGCAGGCCGCTTTCGCCCCAATGATGTATCTTTACGCACATTCAGTGGGCCAGTACTGCTTCACCGCTCCTCAGTAAACAG AGGGAAGCGGCCCCCTAGTCGCTGGTTGACTTTCTTCACTGCCGTCAAGTCCAGCGGGAATGTTTTCATCAGAGACTCTTCTGCAGTCCATCCACTCGCTCTGTTGCTGCTCACCGACTGCGATATCACAGAGCGAG TGAACGGAGACAGAGTGGAGGTATCACTTTGCGGACGCTCTAACGTGCGCTGTGAGCTGCCAGTTAAGACCTGGGAGCTGCTGTGGGAGCTGCGCACCTCCATTCAGACCATGCTGTACCGCAACCTCAATGAACCCAGCAACGCAGTCACCACCTCCTTCCAAGATGGAAAGCTCATCTCCTTACTGGTGGAGCTGCTCAACAACACAGACTCAAACTCTTTTGCTCAGAACCACAATAGCGACAGTGAGGTGGATTAA